In Piliocolobus tephrosceles isolate RC106 chromosome 12, ASM277652v3, whole genome shotgun sequence, one DNA window encodes the following:
- the IDS gene encoding iduronate 2-sulfatase isoform X2, with protein MKTSASPFFLAVGYHKPHIPFRYPKEFQKLYPLENITLAPDSEVPDGLPPVAYNPWMDIRQREDVQALNISVPYGPIPVDFQRKIRQSYFASVSYLDTQVGHLLSALDDLQLANSTIVAFTSDHGWALGEHGEWAKYSNFDVATHVPLMFYVPGRTASLPEAGEKLFPYLDPFDSASELMEPGRQSMDLVELVSLFPTLAGLAGLQVPPRCPVPSFHVELCREGKNLLKHFRFRDLEEDPYLPGNPRELIAYSQYPRPADFPQWNSDKPSLKDIKIMGYSIRTIDYRYTVWVGFNPDEFLANFSDIHAGELYFVDSDPLQDHNMYNDSQGGDLFQLLMP; from the exons ATGAAAACGTCAGCCAGTCCTTTCTTCCTGGCCGTTGGGTATCATAAGCCACACATCCCCTTCAGATACCCCAAG GAATTTCAGAAGTTGTATCCTTTGGAGAACATCACCTTGGCCCCCGATTCCGAGGTCCCTGATGGCCTACCCCCTGTGGCGTACAACCCCTGGATGGACATCAGGCAACGGGAAGATGTCCAAGCCTTAAACATCAGTGTGCCATATGGCCCAATTCCTGTGGACTTTCAG CGGAAAATCCGCCAGAGCTACTTCGCCTCTGTGTCATATTTGGATACACAGGTTGGCCACCTCTTGAGTGCTTTGGACGATCTTCAGCTGGCCAACAGCACCATTGTTGCATTTACCTCGGATCATG GGTGGGCTCTAGGTGAACATGGAGAATGGGCCAAATACAGCAATTTTGATGTTGCTACCCATGTTCCCCTGATGTTCTATGTTCCTGGAAGGACGGCTTCACTTCCGGAGGCAGGCGAGAAGCTTTTCCCTTACCTTGACCCTTTTGATTCCGCCTCAGAGTTGATGGAACCAG GCAGGCAATCCATGGACCTTGTGGAACTTGTGTCTCTTTTTCCCACGCTGGCTGGACTTGCAGGACTGCAGGTTCCACCTCGCTGCCCCGTTCCTTCATTTCATGTTGAGCTGTGCAGAGAAGGCAAGAACCTTCTGAAGCATTTTCGATTCCGTGACTTGGAAGAGGATCCATACCTCCCTGGTAATCCCCGTGAACTGATTGCCTATAGCCAGTATCCTCGGCCTGCAGATTTCCCTCAGTGGAATTCTGACAAGCCGAgtttaaaagatataaagatCATGGGCTATTCCATACGCACCATAGACTATAGGTATACTGTGTGGGTTGGCTTCAATCCTGATGAATTTCTGGCTAACTTTTCTGACATCCATGCAGGGGAACTGTATTTTGTGGATTCTGACCCATTGCAGGATCATAATATGTATAATGATTCCCAAGGTGGAGATCTTTTCCAGTTGTTGATGCCTTGA